Proteins encoded in a region of the Bacillus sp. T3 genome:
- a CDS encoding CamS family sex pheromone protein: MKKLAMVALSLILLLTACAPNFKKQEEVVQNSKDDSKEEAIIPKYQISDQYYRTILPFKPGEARGLVVNNLNTRYDINEFETGLMRVALKDFDPDKYLFQEGQYLKKKTVGLWLNRQFTPEQLAAEGLKETENIGLNPLDDGVGDIKERNEKNPIYLAHILEHNYLIKDDDGKVRLGGVVLGLALNSVYYYQTVQYGATYERKIPHEELERKGKEIAAEVAKRIRGVEGLEEVPVTIALFEQEAISSVVPGNFFAYANVSKGSNSLGSWQSIDENYYLFPSEEATKDHRDDVTFFQNFKQDVEAYFPNFNGVIGKAFYVGNQLNELSISIPIQFYGKAEGVGFTQYVTGLVMDHFPNYVTVQVSITSVNGPEALIIRKADQNEPIVHIYQ, translated from the coding sequence ATGAAAAAACTAGCAATGGTTGCTTTATCTCTCATTCTATTGCTGACTGCTTGTGCTCCTAATTTTAAAAAACAAGAAGAAGTAGTTCAAAATAGCAAGGATGACTCAAAAGAAGAAGCAATTATTCCAAAATATCAAATCTCTGATCAATATTATCGAACGATCTTGCCGTTCAAACCCGGGGAAGCACGTGGGCTAGTGGTGAATAATCTTAATACACGATATGATATTAATGAGTTTGAGACTGGATTAATGCGGGTCGCATTGAAGGATTTTGACCCTGATAAGTATTTGTTCCAGGAAGGCCAATATTTAAAGAAAAAGACGGTTGGTCTATGGTTAAATCGACAATTTACTCCGGAACAGCTAGCAGCTGAAGGACTAAAGGAAACAGAAAATATCGGGTTAAATCCACTAGATGATGGAGTCGGTGATATTAAAGAGCGAAACGAAAAAAATCCGATTTATTTAGCTCATATTTTAGAGCATAATTATTTAATTAAGGATGACGATGGCAAGGTTCGACTTGGTGGGGTCGTACTTGGTCTTGCATTGAATTCAGTTTACTATTACCAAACGGTTCAATATGGGGCGACTTATGAACGAAAAATCCCCCATGAAGAGTTAGAGCGAAAGGGAAAAGAAATTGCTGCTGAGGTGGCAAAGAGAATCCGCGGTGTTGAGGGTCTTGAGGAAGTACCTGTTACCATTGCGCTATTTGAGCAAGAAGCCATTTCCTCTGTTGTACCTGGGAATTTCTTCGCTTATGCAAATGTCTCAAAGGGAAGTAACTCTCTAGGTAGCTGGCAATCAATCGATGAAAATTATTACTTGTTCCCTTCAGAGGAAGCGACGAAGGATCATCGAGATGATGTGACGTTCTTCCAAAACTTTAAGCAGGATGTAGAAGCGTATTTTCCTAACTTTAATGGGGTAATCGGCAAAGCATTTTATGTTGGAAACCAGCTGAATGAATTATCAATTAGCATTCCGATTCAATTTTACGGAAAAGCAGAAGGCGTTGGTTTTACGCAATATGTAACGGGACTTGTAATGGATCATTTTCCAAATTATGTAACGGTGCAGGTTTCGATTACATCTGTAAATGGTCCTGAGGCGCTGATCATCCGCAAGGCGGATCAAAACGAACCAATTGTCCATATTTATCAGTAA